In Vibrio lentus, a single genomic region encodes these proteins:
- the guaA gene encoding glutamine-hydrolyzing GMP synthase, with product MTKNIHDQRILILDFGSQYTQLVARRIREIGVYCELWSWDVEEADIREFNPDGIILSGGPESVTEENSPRAPQYVFDSGVPVFGICYGMQTMAEQLGGKVATSTEREFGYAAVQVTGESALFADLESTQDVWMSHGDKVVEIPADFTKIAETDTCPYAAMANEEKKYYGVQFHPEVTHTKNGLKMLENFVLNACGCEGLWTSASIIEDAVARIKEQVGDDEVILGLSGGVDSSVVAMLAHRAIGDKLTCVFVDNGLLRLNEGEQVMDMFGDQFGLNIIKVDAEERFLNALEGEAEPEAKRKIIGHVFVDIFDEESKKLKNAKWLAQGTIYPDVIESAASKTGKAHVIKSHHNVGGLPDDMEMGLVEPLRELFKDEVRKIGLELGLPYNMLYRHPFPGPGLGVRVLGEVKKEYCDLLRRADAIFIEELHAADLYHKVSQAFTVFLPVRSVGVMGDGRKYDWVVSLRAVETIDFMTAHWAHLPYDFLGKVSNRIINEVNGISRVVYDISGKPPATIEWE from the coding sequence ATGACTAAAAATATTCATGACCAACGTATTCTAATTCTGGACTTCGGTTCTCAATACACACAGCTAGTAGCTCGTCGTATTCGTGAGATCGGTGTTTACTGTGAACTTTGGAGCTGGGACGTAGAAGAAGCGGATATTCGTGAATTCAATCCAGACGGTATCATCCTATCTGGTGGCCCTGAAAGTGTAACGGAAGAGAATTCTCCACGTGCACCTCAGTACGTATTTGATTCAGGTGTGCCTGTATTCGGTATCTGCTACGGCATGCAAACTATGGCTGAGCAACTTGGCGGTAAAGTAGCAACGTCTACTGAGCGCGAGTTCGGCTACGCTGCTGTACAAGTGACTGGCGAATCTGCACTTTTCGCTGACCTTGAGTCTACTCAAGATGTTTGGATGAGCCACGGTGATAAAGTGGTTGAGATCCCTGCTGATTTCACAAAGATCGCTGAAACTGACACTTGCCCATACGCTGCAATGGCAAACGAAGAGAAGAAGTACTACGGCGTACAATTCCACCCAGAAGTAACGCACACTAAAAACGGCCTAAAAATGCTTGAGAACTTCGTTCTTAACGCGTGTGGTTGTGAAGGTCTGTGGACTTCAGCGTCTATCATTGAAGATGCAGTTGCACGTATTAAAGAGCAAGTAGGTGACGACGAAGTTATCCTTGGTCTTTCTGGTGGTGTTGATTCATCAGTAGTCGCTATGCTTGCTCACCGCGCTATCGGCGACAAACTAACATGTGTATTTGTTGATAACGGTCTTCTTCGTTTAAACGAAGGCGAGCAGGTTATGGACATGTTTGGTGACCAATTCGGCCTTAACATCATTAAAGTTGATGCTGAAGAACGTTTCCTTAACGCTCTGGAAGGCGAAGCTGAACCAGAAGCTAAGCGTAAGATCATCGGTCACGTATTCGTAGATATCTTCGACGAAGAGTCTAAGAAACTGAAGAATGCTAAATGGCTTGCTCAGGGTACTATCTACCCAGACGTAATCGAGTCTGCAGCATCTAAGACAGGTAAAGCACACGTAATCAAATCTCACCACAACGTTGGTGGCCTTCCTGATGATATGGAAATGGGCCTTGTTGAGCCTCTACGTGAGCTGTTTAAAGATGAAGTACGTAAGATCGGCCTAGAGCTTGGTCTTCCATACAACATGCTTTACCGCCACCCATTCCCGGGTCCAGGTCTAGGTGTTCGTGTACTTGGTGAAGTGAAGAAAGAGTACTGTGACTTACTGCGTCGTGCTGATGCTATCTTCATTGAAGAGCTTCACGCTGCTGACCTTTACCACAAAGTATCTCAAGCATTCACGGTATTCCTACCAGTACGTTCAGTTGGCGTAATGGGCGATGGCCGTAAGTACGATTGGGTTGTATCTCTACGTGCAGTAGAAACTATCGACTTCATGACTGCTCACTGGGCACACCTTCCATACGACTTCCTAGGTAAGGTTTCTAACCGTATTATCAACGAAGTTAACGGCATTTCACGTGTTGTTTACGATATTTCTGGTAAACCACCAGCAACTATCGAGTGGGAATAA
- a CDS encoding sensor domain-containing diguanylate cyclase encodes MEQKFLLEGHRAVNSLLRKLALGMDRKDLNHKIIQLTEQLFGQRMASILLLNSESKTLHLEYAPNLPDFYNQQIEGVGIGVGIGSCGEAAALKKAVMVSDINRHPNWVPFLPLTNQANLHACWSVPIISSHGHVLGTFAIYSQYISEPHEFELEILELLASLYSVALEKYELENQLNFFAHHDSLTHCLNRRALLSEAENVLAKRCFGDKVMACLFVDVDKFKSINDTYGHSFGDGVLLAVAKVLDEATSTCAKIGRYGGDEFVVFSCFDSEESVVSFYHSLERTLEQALYINDIQFAVSVGLSYEKDPESLETLIVQADKNMYQIKQAKSQR; translated from the coding sequence ATGGAACAAAAATTTTTATTAGAAGGCCACCGAGCAGTCAACAGTTTGCTTCGAAAGCTTGCTCTTGGGATGGATCGTAAAGATTTAAATCATAAGATCATTCAGCTTACCGAGCAGCTTTTCGGGCAGCGTATGGCTTCAATTTTACTGCTCAACTCAGAGTCAAAGACTTTGCACCTTGAATATGCTCCGAACCTACCTGATTTTTATAATCAGCAAATAGAAGGGGTGGGGATTGGTGTGGGAATTGGTTCTTGTGGAGAGGCGGCGGCACTCAAGAAAGCCGTTATGGTTTCAGACATCAATAGGCACCCCAATTGGGTACCTTTCCTACCTCTGACCAATCAAGCTAATCTTCATGCGTGTTGGTCAGTACCAATCATCTCCTCACATGGACATGTTCTAGGTACCTTCGCGATTTACAGCCAGTACATCTCTGAACCCCATGAATTCGAACTCGAAATCCTAGAGTTATTGGCTTCACTGTATTCGGTCGCATTGGAGAAATATGAGTTAGAGAATCAACTTAACTTTTTTGCTCATCATGATTCCCTTACTCATTGTTTGAATCGCCGAGCACTGTTGAGTGAAGCTGAAAACGTACTGGCAAAGCGATGTTTTGGTGACAAGGTTATGGCGTGTCTGTTTGTCGATGTCGATAAATTCAAATCAATTAATGACACATATGGTCACAGCTTTGGTGATGGCGTATTGCTCGCTGTTGCAAAGGTTTTAGATGAAGCCACCTCGACATGTGCCAAAATTGGTCGCTATGGCGGTGATGAATTTGTGGTGTTCTCTTGTTTTGACTCTGAAGAAAGCGTTGTTAGCTTTTATCACAGCTTAGAAAGAACCTTGGAACAAGCGCTCTATATCAACGATATTCAGTTCGCAGTCAGTGTTGGGCTCTCTTATGAAAAAGATCCTGAATCATTAGAAACCTTGATCGTACAAGCTGATAAGAACATGTACCAAATCAAGCAAGCGAAGTCTCAGCGGTAG
- a CDS encoding acetate uptake transporter, translating to MSTKLANPAPLGLMGFGMTTILLNIHNAGFFPMDSMILAMGIFYGGLSQVIVGTMCFKRGDTFGTTAFTSYGLFWLSLVGLIVMPYMGLPASPAAFMGWYLLLWGIFTGFMFIGSLCYPVAKQVVFGSLTILFFLLAAHNFTGSSLIGTIAGFEGIFCGASAIYFAMAQVINNEYGRTVLPVGEKKAPQMATQEIAA from the coding sequence ATGTCGACCAAACTAGCTAACCCAGCGCCACTAGGCTTAATGGGTTTCGGTATGACCACTATTCTTCTTAATATCCACAACGCAGGTTTCTTCCCAATGGATTCAATGATCCTTGCGATGGGTATTTTTTACGGTGGTTTGAGCCAAGTTATCGTGGGCACAATGTGTTTCAAACGTGGTGACACGTTCGGTACAACTGCGTTTACTTCTTACGGCCTATTCTGGTTGTCTTTGGTTGGTTTGATTGTAATGCCTTACATGGGTCTACCAGCAAGCCCGGCAGCATTCATGGGTTGGTACCTACTATTATGGGGCATCTTCACAGGCTTCATGTTCATCGGTTCTCTATGCTACCCAGTAGCGAAGCAGGTAGTATTCGGTTCACTAACTATCTTGTTCTTCCTACTTGCAGCTCATAACTTCACGGGCAGCTCATTGATCGGCACTATCGCTGGTTTTGAAGGTATCTTCTGTGGCGCTTCAGCTATCTACTTTGCAATGGCACAAGTAATCAACAACGAATACGGCCGCACAGTACTGCCTGTTGGTGAGAAGAAAGCACCTCAAATGGCAACACAAGAAATCGCAGCTTAA
- a CDS encoding zinc ribbon domain-containing protein, whose amino-acid sequence MSENICPKCQSELAWDGKYHCESCQAHFTKVGFCPECSSQLEKLQACGAASYFCNGDCNELKSKSRVKFEFQPAE is encoded by the coding sequence ATGAGTGAAAATATCTGCCCTAAGTGCCAGTCTGAGCTAGCTTGGGATGGCAAGTATCACTGTGAAAGTTGTCAGGCTCACTTTACTAAAGTTGGATTTTGCCCTGAGTGCAGCAGCCAACTTGAGAAGCTTCAAGCCTGTGGTGCAGCGAGCTATTTTTGTAATGGCGATTGCAACGAGTTGAAGTCTAAGTCGAGAGTGAAATTCGAATTCCAACCAGCGGAATAG
- the guaB gene encoding IMP dehydrogenase: protein MLRIAKEALTFDDVLLVPAHSTVLPNTADLRTQLTKNISLNIPMISASMDTVTEARLAIALAQEGGIGFIHKNMSIEQQAEMVRQVKIYEAGVVSHPVTVNPDATIADVVALTQKHGFAGFPVVTETNELVGIITGRDVRFVTDLSKKVDVVMTPKARLASVKEGATREEVQEKMHEARVEKVLVVNDDFQLTGMITAKDFHKAERKPNACKDERGSLRVGAAVGAGAGNEERVAALVEAGVDVLLIDSSHGHSEGVLNRIRETRAAYPDLQIIGGNVATGAGARALIEAGVSAVKVGIGPGSICTTRIVTGVGVPQVTAIADAAEVANEYGIPVIADGGIRFSGDICKAIVAGASCVMVGSMFAGTEEAPGEVILYNGRSYKSYRGMGSLGAMSQGSSDRYFQSDNAADKLVPEGIEGRIAYKGRLKEIVHQQMGGLRSSMGLTGSATVEDMRTKAEFVRISGAGMKESHVHDVQITKEAPNYRLG from the coding sequence ATGCTAAGAATTGCCAAAGAAGCGCTGACATTCGACGACGTACTGCTAGTGCCAGCACACTCCACCGTTCTCCCTAATACAGCTGATCTTCGCACTCAGCTGACGAAGAATATTTCCCTAAACATCCCAATGATCTCTGCATCGATGGATACTGTGACAGAAGCTCGCCTAGCGATTGCACTGGCACAAGAAGGCGGAATAGGCTTCATTCATAAGAACATGTCTATTGAACAGCAAGCTGAAATGGTTCGCCAGGTTAAAATTTACGAAGCAGGTGTGGTTTCTCACCCTGTTACTGTAAACCCTGACGCGACAATCGCTGATGTTGTAGCTCTTACTCAAAAACACGGCTTCGCCGGTTTCCCTGTTGTTACTGAAACAAACGAACTTGTTGGTATTATTACTGGCCGTGACGTTCGCTTTGTGACTGACCTTTCTAAGAAAGTTGACGTAGTAATGACACCTAAAGCTCGCCTTGCTTCTGTTAAAGAAGGTGCTACTCGTGAAGAAGTTCAAGAGAAAATGCACGAAGCGCGCGTTGAAAAAGTTCTTGTTGTAAATGATGACTTCCAACTAACGGGAATGATCACTGCAAAAGATTTCCACAAAGCAGAACGTAAACCAAACGCTTGTAAAGATGAGCGCGGCAGCCTACGTGTAGGTGCAGCTGTTGGTGCTGGTGCTGGTAACGAAGAGCGCGTTGCTGCTCTAGTTGAAGCTGGTGTAGACGTTCTACTTATCGACTCTTCACACGGTCACTCTGAAGGCGTACTTAACCGTATCCGCGAAACTCGCGCTGCATACCCTGATCTACAAATCATCGGTGGTAACGTAGCAACTGGCGCTGGCGCTCGTGCTCTTATCGAAGCCGGTGTTAGTGCAGTTAAAGTGGGTATCGGCCCTGGTTCAATCTGTACGACTCGTATCGTTACTGGTGTTGGTGTTCCTCAAGTAACAGCAATCGCAGACGCAGCTGAAGTAGCAAATGAATACGGTATCCCAGTAATCGCAGATGGCGGCATTCGCTTCTCTGGCGATATCTGTAAAGCTATCGTTGCTGGCGCATCTTGTGTGATGGTTGGTTCAATGTTCGCTGGTACTGAAGAAGCACCGGGTGAAGTTATCCTTTACAACGGTCGTTCTTACAAGTCTTACCGTGGTATGGGTTCTCTTGGCGCTATGTCTCAAGGTTCTTCTGACCGTTACTTCCAATCTGACAACGCTGCAGACAAGCTTGTTCCAGAAGGTATTGAAGGTCGTATCGCATACAAAGGTCGTCTAAAAGAGATCGTTCACCAACAGATGGGCGGTCTACGCTCAAGCATGGGCCTAACGGGTTCTGCAACTGTTGAAGACATGCGTACTAAAGCTGAGTTTGTTCGTATCTCTGGTGCGGGCATGAAAGAATCTCACGTACACGATGTTCAAATCACGAAAGAAGCACCTAACTACCGTTTAGGTTAA
- a CDS encoding Na+/H+ antiporter NhaC family protein — MEQTDITSLIPIVITLVLSLATRNVVIGLFAGVLSGVAMLTGMFSELNPLDTFGTMVKGYLVPQLTDSYNAGVIMLLVFIGGFVALMEKSGGGVAFAKRVTEWVSNKCQAQISAWFGGIVIFFSDLGTPLIVGPVFRPLFDKLKLSRQKLAFIIDSTSSPVAILIPFIGWGVYIMSLIQKEFTALNVNMSDWDAFIGAIPFQFYAFLAIFIVPLVSFKGLDFGPMAKAERDCQAGINSGVNSESLNPFSHKNAKASFVWAPLLVMLVVLCAMLVPQGFPFQKVAGSSFRAALSSAYFFAAITLISLMAYYGVRKLSDGVSVYLKGMGNMMPVAIILVLAWALSTVGKELGAAAYIAEQAQSGFPYWLVPAVAFLLSAIISFATGSSWGTFAIMMPLVIPTAVAIDAPLLVAIGAVLSGGLFGDHCSPISETTILSSTGAGCDQFEHFKTQLPYALMNGSIALVSFVVAGFTGSVLVVLGALVAQLILVTLLAKRDASKNASSEVQSQVSESKTQQA; from the coding sequence ATGGAACAGACAGATATCACGTCACTCATCCCCATTGTGATTACTTTGGTGTTGTCGTTGGCGACAAGGAATGTGGTGATAGGCCTTTTTGCTGGCGTACTAAGTGGCGTTGCGATGCTTACTGGCATGTTTAGCGAACTTAACCCACTTGATACGTTTGGTACCATGGTTAAAGGTTACCTAGTCCCGCAACTTACCGACAGCTATAACGCAGGTGTGATCATGCTGTTGGTGTTCATCGGTGGCTTTGTCGCTCTGATGGAAAAGTCGGGTGGTGGTGTTGCGTTTGCTAAGCGTGTGACTGAATGGGTAAGCAACAAGTGCCAAGCTCAAATCTCAGCATGGTTTGGGGGAATCGTTATATTTTTCTCTGACTTAGGCACCCCTTTAATCGTTGGCCCTGTTTTTCGTCCCCTTTTCGATAAACTGAAACTTTCAAGACAGAAGCTAGCATTCATTATTGATTCAACCTCATCGCCAGTTGCGATCCTTATTCCTTTCATTGGATGGGGCGTTTACATCATGAGCCTGATTCAAAAAGAGTTCACGGCTTTGAATGTCAACATGTCTGACTGGGATGCCTTCATCGGTGCGATTCCTTTTCAGTTCTACGCGTTCCTCGCGATTTTCATCGTTCCTTTGGTTTCATTTAAAGGCTTAGATTTCGGACCGATGGCAAAAGCCGAGCGTGATTGCCAAGCGGGAATCAACTCTGGTGTGAATAGCGAATCACTTAATCCTTTCTCGCATAAAAATGCAAAGGCCTCTTTTGTTTGGGCGCCGTTGTTAGTGATGCTAGTAGTGCTGTGTGCCATGTTGGTTCCTCAAGGCTTCCCATTCCAAAAGGTTGCGGGTTCTTCATTTAGAGCTGCATTATCTTCGGCTTACTTCTTTGCTGCGATTACCTTGATCTCGTTGATGGCTTACTACGGTGTAAGAAAGCTTTCGGATGGTGTTTCCGTATACCTAAAGGGCATGGGTAACATGATGCCTGTTGCGATTATCTTGGTACTGGCTTGGGCATTAAGTACAGTCGGTAAAGAGTTGGGCGCAGCGGCTTATATTGCCGAGCAAGCACAGAGTGGTTTCCCTTATTGGCTAGTGCCTGCGGTCGCGTTTTTGTTGTCGGCTATTATTTCATTTGCTACTGGTTCGTCGTGGGGAACCTTCGCGATAATGATGCCATTGGTTATTCCAACGGCTGTGGCAATAGATGCACCGCTACTCGTCGCAATTGGTGCAGTGTTGTCTGGTGGTTTGTTTGGTGACCATTGCTCACCGATCTCTGAAACAACGATTCTTTCTTCAACAGGGGCAGGGTGTGACCAGTTTGAACACTTTAAGACACAGCTTCCTTATGCGTTGATGAACGGCTCTATCGCTTTAGTTAGTTTTGTAGTGGCAGGCTTTACTGGAAGTGTATTGGTTGTGCTGGGTGCTCTTGTTGCTCAGCTTATCCTTGTAACTCTATTAGCTAAGCGCGATGCAAGTAAAAACGCTTCTTCAGAAGTTCAATCTCAAGTATCTGAATCTAAAACACAACAAGCGTAA
- the xseA gene encoding exodeoxyribonuclease VII large subunit, translated as MTNPNIFTVSRLNSEVRLLLENEMGIVWLVGEISNFSAPVSGHWYLTLKDSRAQVKCAMFRGNNRRVTFKPQNGNQVLVKARLSLYEPRGDYQLIIESMQPEGDGKLQQEFEKLKMNLAAEGLFAQSSKQILPEHPKCVGVITSKTGAALFDILDVLKRRDPSLPVIVYPTMVQGEGASIQIAQAIGRANERNECDVLIVGRGGGSLEDLWCFNNEIVARTIAASQIPIISAVGHEVDVTIADFVADMRAPTPSAAAELVSRDNSHKEQAFASKRARLVSAIRHVLIKQAQSTQTLKYRLEKQHPSYQLQKQSQQLDDLDMRLRRGMTQYLKQHAQRVERKQHQLQLNSPVKRLGEQKLHLQRSEQKLLDTMDKTLLTTRHQLAMAAEKLETVSPLSTLKRGYSITHSASSKTVSSINDVEVGEVITTQVEDGVIESQVTTRVAKSEL; from the coding sequence ATGACTAATCCAAACATCTTTACTGTTTCTCGCCTCAACTCAGAGGTTCGTCTCCTATTAGAAAACGAAATGGGAATAGTCTGGCTCGTTGGTGAAATCTCAAACTTCTCTGCACCTGTATCTGGTCACTGGTACCTCACGCTTAAAGACTCTCGCGCTCAGGTTAAGTGCGCTATGTTTCGTGGCAATAACCGTCGTGTTACTTTTAAACCCCAGAACGGTAATCAAGTTTTAGTCAAAGCTCGTCTGTCTCTTTATGAGCCGCGTGGTGACTATCAACTCATCATCGAAAGCATGCAGCCAGAAGGCGATGGCAAGCTTCAGCAAGAATTTGAAAAACTTAAGATGAACTTGGCGGCGGAAGGCTTATTTGCTCAATCGAGTAAACAAATTCTTCCAGAACATCCTAAATGCGTTGGTGTCATCACCTCTAAAACAGGCGCAGCCCTCTTCGATATTCTCGATGTACTGAAAAGGCGCGATCCTTCATTGCCAGTCATCGTGTATCCGACCATGGTGCAAGGTGAAGGAGCTTCGATTCAGATCGCTCAAGCGATTGGACGTGCCAATGAGCGCAACGAATGTGATGTATTGATCGTGGGTCGTGGCGGCGGTTCATTAGAGGACTTATGGTGTTTCAATAACGAGATCGTTGCTCGCACTATTGCAGCAAGCCAGATCCCGATTATCAGCGCCGTTGGCCACGAAGTTGACGTCACTATCGCTGATTTCGTCGCAGATATGCGTGCTCCAACACCATCAGCAGCCGCTGAATTGGTTAGCCGCGATAACAGCCATAAAGAACAAGCTTTCGCGTCTAAACGTGCTCGTTTGGTGAGTGCGATTCGTCATGTGTTAATCAAACAAGCACAATCAACTCAAACGTTGAAATACCGCTTAGAGAAACAACACCCGAGCTACCAACTGCAAAAGCAGAGTCAGCAGCTTGATGACCTAGACATGCGTTTGCGTCGTGGTATGACTCAATACTTAAAGCAGCATGCACAACGTGTTGAACGTAAGCAGCACCAGCTTCAGTTGAACTCGCCAGTGAAACGCCTTGGCGAACAAAAACTGCATCTGCAACGTTCAGAGCAAAAGCTGTTGGATACAATGGACAAGACATTACTAACGACTCGCCACCAGCTAGCCATGGCTGCAGAGAAGCTAGAAACAGTGAGCCCGCTGTCAACTCTAAAGCGTGGTTACAGCATTACCCATTCTGCATCGAGCAAGACTGTGTCATCGATTAATGACGTCGAAGTAGGCGAAGTGATCACCACCCAAGTTGAAGATGGTGTAATTGAATCGCAAGTGACAACAAGAGTCGCGAAGAGTGAGCTTTAG
- a CDS encoding chitinase — protein sequence MLKIKYLATVVGCTLAAHSYASLNIQPDPQNPNGYLVEKSALQAAEQAKTSDPMYAIWSQALQTRPNSIVEAIEPGLASNPENVKRVERVFPQSEWDFLTQMAAPEYTYTRFLRAIGKFPAFCGEYTDGRDSDAICKKSIITAFAHFSQETGGHIAIDNTSDNPLALEEWQQALVHVREMGWSEGQEGYTTGCGQNDWQNARWPCAAGQGYFGRGAKQLSYHFNYGAFSEVMFDGDATVLLNNPGLVADSWLNLASAIWFFLTPQAPKPAMLHVIDRTWTPSQRELDAGIGYGFGTTINVINGGIECGEQNKDKGQPVNRIRYWEGLAAHYQIPVEADEANTCWQQTPYGSLNLNGATDVLYTNWDGNWKYYADRPEGYSFECELVGFQTAYSALVAGDYEKCVTNFYGSHASWPEVKVVDKLDPVDPGTDPGGNGWSAAKVYNAGDQVTHNGATYEAKWWTQGDDPANGGPWKLVVGEPTPPVTDPSPVAPAPVDPAPVDPTPVEPPVTEPPVVVDPSVFITWQAGVSQVSNGDKVTHNGKCFVAKNGPGVWESPVQSNWFWDEISCN from the coding sequence ATGTTAAAAATCAAATATTTGGCGACAGTAGTTGGCTGCACTTTAGCAGCACACAGTTACGCGTCTTTGAACATTCAACCTGATCCGCAAAACCCGAATGGCTACCTTGTTGAAAAGTCGGCACTACAAGCTGCTGAACAAGCGAAAACATCCGATCCTATGTATGCGATCTGGTCACAAGCATTACAAACTCGTCCCAATAGTATTGTTGAAGCTATTGAACCGGGTTTAGCCTCGAATCCTGAAAACGTGAAACGAGTCGAGCGTGTATTCCCTCAATCTGAATGGGACTTCCTCACTCAAATGGCTGCGCCAGAATACACCTACACTCGTTTCTTACGTGCGATTGGTAAATTCCCAGCCTTCTGTGGAGAGTACACTGATGGCCGAGACTCCGACGCCATCTGTAAAAAATCCATCATCACCGCTTTTGCTCACTTCTCACAAGAGACGGGCGGTCACATCGCGATAGATAACACCTCTGATAACCCATTAGCTCTAGAAGAGTGGCAGCAAGCGCTGGTGCATGTTCGTGAAATGGGTTGGTCTGAAGGTCAAGAAGGTTACACCACCGGTTGTGGTCAGAACGATTGGCAGAATGCACGTTGGCCATGTGCGGCGGGGCAGGGCTACTTTGGACGTGGTGCTAAACAGCTTTCTTATCACTTTAACTACGGCGCGTTCTCGGAAGTGATGTTCGACGGCGATGCAACGGTTCTATTGAACAATCCAGGTTTGGTTGCTGATTCATGGTTGAACTTGGCTTCTGCCATTTGGTTCTTCCTTACACCTCAAGCTCCTAAACCAGCAATGCTGCACGTGATTGACCGCACTTGGACACCCTCTCAACGTGAGTTGGATGCGGGTATTGGTTATGGCTTTGGTACCACGATCAACGTGATTAATGGTGGTATCGAGTGTGGTGAGCAAAACAAAGACAAAGGCCAACCAGTTAACCGTATTCGTTACTGGGAAGGGCTAGCGGCGCACTATCAAATTCCGGTAGAAGCCGATGAAGCCAATACTTGTTGGCAGCAAACGCCTTACGGAAGCTTGAATCTCAACGGCGCAACCGATGTGTTGTACACCAACTGGGATGGAAACTGGAAATACTACGCAGACCGTCCTGAAGGATACTCATTTGAATGTGAGTTGGTTGGATTCCAAACGGCATATTCAGCGCTGGTGGCTGGCGATTACGAGAAGTGTGTGACCAACTTTTATGGTTCTCATGCGAGCTGGCCTGAAGTGAAAGTGGTCGATAAGCTTGATCCAGTAGACCCTGGGACTGATCCGGGTGGTAACGGTTGGAGTGCGGCCAAGGTTTACAATGCGGGTGACCAAGTTACTCACAACGGTGCAACCTACGAAGCGAAATGGTGGACACAAGGGGATGATCCTGCCAATGGCGGCCCTTGGAAATTAGTAGTGGGTGAGCCAACACCACCCGTGACAGACCCATCGCCAGTTGCCCCTGCACCTGTCGATCCTGCTCCGGTAGACCCAACACCAGTTGAACCACCTGTGACCGAGCCGCCTGTCGTTGTTGACCCATCGGTGTTTATCACATGGCAAGCGGGCGTTAGCCAAGTGAGTAACGGTGATAAAGTGACGCATAACGGCAAGTGCTTCGTAGCGAAAAACGGCCCGGGTGTATGGGAAAGTCCTGTTCAGTCGAATTGGTTCTGGGATGAAATTAGCTGTAACTGA